One genomic region from Eublepharis macularius isolate TG4126 chromosome 18, MPM_Emac_v1.0, whole genome shotgun sequence encodes:
- the ING4 gene encoding inhibitor of growth protein 4 has protein sequence MAAGMYLEHYLDSIENLPFELQRNFQLMRDLDQRTEDLKSEIDKLATEYISNARTLSSEEKLGLLKQIQEAYGKCKEFGDDKVQLAMQTYEMVDKHIRRLDTDLARFEADLKEKQIESSDYDSSSSKGKKKGRAQKEKKAARARSKGKNSDEEAPKTAQKKLKLVRTSTEYGMPSVTFGNVHPSDVLDMPVDPNEPTYCLCHQVSYGEMIGCDNPDCSIEWFHFACVGLTTKPRGKWFCPRCSQERKKK, from the exons ATGGCGGCGGGGATGTACCTGGAGCATTACCTGGACA GCATTGAGAACCTGCCCTTTGAGCTGCAGAGAAACTTCCAACTCATGAGAGATTTGGACCAACGGACTGAAG ATCTGAAGTCGGAGATTGATAAATTGGCCACGGAATATATCAGCAATGCCCGGACGCTGTCTTCGGAGGAGAAACTGGGGCTGCTCAAGCAAATCCAAGAAGCCTACGGGAAATGCAAGGAGTTTGGTGATGACAAAGTGCAGCTGGCCATGCAGACATACGAAATG GTGGATAAGCACATCCGACGGTTGGACACAGACCTTGCCCGGTTTGAAGCTGACCTGAAGGAGAAGCAGATCGAGTCAAGTGACTATGACAGCTCCTCAAGCAAAGGCAAAAAGA AAGGCCGGGCCCAGAAGGAGAAGAAGGCTGCTCGGGCTCGCTCTAAGGGGAAGAACTCCGACGAAGAGGCACCAAAGACAGCCCAGAAAAAGCTGAAATTAGTCCGCAC TAGCACAGAGTACGGGATGCCTTCGGTTACCTTTGGAAACGTGCATCCTTCTGATGTGCTAGATATGCCTGTGGATCCCAATGAGCCCACTTACTGCCTCTGCCACCAAGTCTCCTATGGGGAGATGATCGGCTGTGACAACCCAGAT TGTTCCATCGAGTGGTTCCATTTTGCTTGCGTGGGGTTGACAACCAAGCCAAGAGGGAAATG GTTCTGTCCTCGGTGTTCTCAGGAGAGGAAGAAGAAGTAA
- the ACRBP gene encoding acrosin-binding protein: protein MEEPLRLKALPWPFLVGFSFFLSQLIPSTLSPVPGSPLTEKEYEVFFSALRPEWKAIMMCQIRRNKGCQSPQIKQLDEYENHGQIPEGPVCADLPQSHRFETFCLFAQFRCLDQRFYAKRIECPVLAPAEKTSVPAETQLPPGRSETEMRPVKEPVPSQTDVIHSVQDSRDAIHPAQDSQDAIHPAQDSRDAIRPAQDSLDAIHTVQDLHSSIDTLLKYSFAVSGQKPELRRDFPVVSSSAGALQAPVHQEQPSHSQVGLLAATPETATPETGEIKESKESTEASEGRRRALDLQKIPVTKSKGRLLDLEKEDALLILCFAVLEDVCISSVVSKAWKRMEDNILGYSSLVCDSLGRRHMDMCPMCAFCSLKMEQCQRASDLRRVHCDDSGMYTAYINPGIVSQYQDTGTKADSPEVEYYGMDVYGGMKADQWCGHLATRGCDDPRVDLWLQTEYSFFQQGDYPDKICDSERVEHPNYCAFKSHQCLENSLSGQKVLRRGCFKNETYHVLSTEEGKEEVQLWSRKFSSFSEG, encoded by the exons ATGGAGGAGCCCCTGAGGCTCAAGGCCCTGCCATGGCCCTTTCTGGTGG ggttcTCATTCTTCCTGTCACAGTTGATCCCTAGCACCTTATCCCCGGTCCCAGGTAGCCCCCTCACAGAAAAGGAGTACGAAGTCTTTTTCTCTGCTCTGAGGCCCGAGTGGAAGGCAATCATGATGTGTCAGATCCGGCGCAACAAGGGATGCCAGAGTCCCCAGATCAAACAGCTCGACGAGTACGAGAACCACGGCCAGATTCCAGAGG GTCCCGTCTGTGCTGACCTTCCCCAGAGCCACCGTTTTGAGACTTTCTGTCTATTTGCACAGTTCCGATGCTTAGATCAGAGATTCTACGCCAAG CGTATCGAGTGTCCTGTTTTGGCTCCTGCTGAAAAGACCAGTGTCCCGGCTGAGACGCAGCTTCCTCCAGGACGCTCAGAGACGGAGATGAGGCCCGTGAAAGAACCGG TTCCAAGCCAGACAGATGTCATACATTCAGTCCAGGATTCCCGGGATGCCATACACCCAGCCCAGGATTCCCAGGATGCAATACACCCAGCCCAGGATTCCCGGGATGCCATACGCCCAGCCCAGGATTCCCTAGATGCCATACACACCGTCCAGGATCTCCACTCCAGCATCGATACCCTTTTGAAATACTCCTTTGCTGTCTCAGGCCAGAAGCCTGAGCTCCGGCGGGACTTCCCAGTTGTGAGCAGCAGCGCGGGAGCTCTCCAAGCACCTGTGCATCAGGAGCAGCCAAGCCACTCCCAAGTAGGGCTTCTTGCTGCCACCCCTGAAACAGCCACCCCGGAAACCGGTGAGATCAAAGAGTCAAAGGAGAGCACTGAAGCTTCCGAAGGCAGAAGACGAGCTTTGGATCTCCAAAAGATCCCAGTGACAAAGTCCAAAGGCAG ACTCTTAGACCTTGAGAAGGAGGACGCTCTGTTGATTCTCTGCTTTGCGGTGCTTGAAGATGTCTGCATCTCCTCGGTGGTTAGCAAGGCCTGGAAACGAATGGAGGACAACATCCTTGGCTACAGCAGCCTG GTGTGTGACAGCCTTGGTCGACGACACATGGACATGTGTCCCATGTGTGCGTTCTGCTCCCTGAAGATGGAGCAGTGCCAACGGGCCTCTGATCTGAGGCGTGTCCACTGTGATGACAGTGGCATGTACACCGCCTACATCAACCCTGGGATTGTGTCTCAGTACCAGGACACAGGCACCAAG GCTGACTCCCCAGAGGTAGAGTATTATGGGATGGATGTCTATGGAGGCATGAAAGCAGACCAGTGGTGTGGCCACTTGGCCACCCGTGGCTGTGATGATCCCCGGGTCGATCTCTGGCTGCAGACAGAATATTCTTTCTTCCAGCAAGGAGATTACCCAGACAAG ATCTGTGACTCCGAAAGAGTTGAACATCCCAATTACTGCGCTTTCAAGAGCCATCAGTGCCTGGAGAACAGTCTCAGTGGACAGAAG GTGCTGCGGCGTGGCTGCTTCAAAAATGAGACATACCATGTGCTAAGCAccgaggaagggaaagaggaggttCAGCTGTGGAGTCGGAAATTTTCAAGTTTTTCTGAGGGCTGA